One window of the Rosa rugosa chromosome 3, drRosRugo1.1, whole genome shotgun sequence genome contains the following:
- the LOC133737305 gene encoding uncharacterized protein LOC133737305: MAPPKKVIIDQEEELTENVARTWGANICGRCRIHTSVQRTLLLWLPNHHAGLSSAPQDSIPADALTLYSLPIRRPIQVLRRTPADFSSWGAHNHRAKIGHWPSKISEDELSWYREVRSRDLARWNMAGITHTVDLCFRLPHGGNRSPLAAFLCFWHTATNTFDFRFGQMSITLLDILTITGLPIDGEPYLHGQFDSDTFTSTMDQTGRGAHSGSYPRWLAYYRKERNATGGIAFLEYWLCKFIFCTSSCKPTGAWTLLVTALYNGRRMGLGQPVLGALYRTLYQATMHPFETSISGPFWILDFWIQTYFSFFCRDDIPLLPPANALLGHWFCRDARYISPPYSECFSYLYLLHEMPYCDLILSRRYPAPLENGFLPGAPNYSDRARLAFRRAISCSDIRLAADELSYELYAPNHFARQFGLIQLVPFPLYDAWNYNTSWRRIGPSDGPPPEQSMLVLVDLPDWANNIFPVDGTAEDYDQWWKEVSVNCWRQRDDELFAAIFEELRYPYDADTEALARFHEDEERPPPPEPAPRPARAPRLVQAGIVIREQPPEGCAPPSGNRAVGVSPATGLAAKQKAILTKPEVEDTSSDDDDPQTIAAVLARKRSRAELRTDPWAEDEPAADRLVCRRLSRQVGEGSSAAGEGVSGTKAQETNGDPPSAINAADNMQLVVVPEQVIDDSSPEVEERMSLLPTFREEPIPLLASTVPDSGPTFGETALVPTASFRELPVEEVTLLTKNVYLYPWLGHSEDVSF; this comes from the exons atggctcctccaaagaaggtgatcatcgatcaagaagaagagCTCACTGAGAACGTCGCTCGCACTTGGGGAGCCAACATCTGCGGCCGCTGTCGTATCCATACCTCCGTCCAGAGGACTCTGCTTCTCTGGCTTCCAAACCATCACGCTGGCCTGAGTTCGGCACCGCAAGATTCAATTCCTGCTGACGCTCTCACTCTCTATAGCCTGCCCATTCGTCGACCCATTCaagtcctccggaggacccctgcggatttcagcagttggggtgcgcataatcatcgagcaaaaatagggcattggccgtcCAAAATTAGCGAAGATGAGCTTTCCTGGTACCGTGAAGTAAGATcacgagatttggctcgctggaacatggcaggtattacccacactgttgatttatgctttcgccttcctcacggtgggaatcgctcaccactcgctgccttcctttgcttttggcatactgctaccaatacttttgattttcgatttggtcaaatgagcataaccttgttggatatcctcaccattactggattgcccatcgatggcgagccctacctgcatggccaattcgattcTGACACCTTCACATCAACCATGGACCAAACTGGTCGCGGTGCTCATAGCGGCTCTTACCCGCGGTGGTTGGCTTACTATCGCAAAGAGCGCAATGCGACTGGTGGCATTGCTTTTCTGGAGTATTGGCTTTGTAAGTTCATATTTTgcacttcctcctgtaagcccactggtgcttGGACTCTTCTAGTAACTGCCCTCTACAATGGCCGCCGCATGgggttaggacaaccagtgttgggtGCCCTCTACCGTACTCTATATCAGGCCACGATGCATCCttttgagactagcatttcCGGTcctttttggatccttgatttctggattcaaacttatttttcattcttctgCCGCGACGACATTCCACTACTACCACCGGCTAATGCCCTTCTTGGTCACTGGTTTTGTCGCGATGCGAGGTACATATCTCCACCCTATTCTGAGTGTTTCTCATATTTGTACCTCCTGCACGAAATGCCCTACTGCGATCTAATACTCAGTAGGAGATACCCCGCTCCTCTTGAAAATGGGTTCCTTCCTGGGGCTCCTAATTAtagtgatcgcgcgcgcttggcttttcgccgcgcgatctcttgttcagaCATTAGGCTCGCTGCCGACGAACTTAGTTATGAGCTTTATGCTCCcaaccattttgctcgccagTTTGGTCTTATTCAACTGGTGCCATTTCCcctctatgatgcctggaattACAATACCTCTTGGCGCCGAATTGGTCCCTCAGATGGACCTCCACCGgagcaaagcatgcttgtactagtcgatctccctgactgggctaATAATATCTTCCCCGTGGATGGGAccgctgaagattatgatcaatggtggaaggaagtctctgttaactgctggaggcaaaggGATGACGAACTCTTTGCGGCCATCTTCGAAGAATTGAGATATCCTTACGACGCTGATACTGAAGCACTCGCTCGCttccatgaagatgaagaaagacctccaccacccgaaccggctccgcgacccgcgcgagccccgcgCTTGGTTCAAGCTGGAATTGTTATTCGCGAGCAACCTCCAGAG GGATGCGCACCACCTTCAGGCAATCGCGCAGTGGGTGTTTCTCCGGCCACTGGTCTAGCCGCTAAACAGAAAGCAATACTGACCAAGCCTGAAGTAGAGGACACTTCCTCTGACGATGATGATCCTCAAACT ATTGCCGCTGTTCTAGCACGCAAACGCAGTCGCGCTGAGCTCAGGACTGATccatgggcagaagatgaaccagcCGCTGATCGACTG GTTTGTCGCAGGCTTTCAAGGCAAGTTGGGGAAGGATCCTCTGCTGCCGGCGAGGGTGTATCTGGTACAAAAGCCCAAGAAACCAATGGTGACCCTCCCTCTGCGATCAATGCGGCAGACAACATGCAGTTGGTTGTAGTCCCAGAACAAGTTatagatgacagctcgcctGAGGTTGAAGAAAGGATGTCACTTCTTCCTACCTTCCGCGAGGAACCAATTCCCCTTCTGGCATCGACAGTGCCTGACTCGGGTCCAACCTTTGGTGAGACTGCCCTAGTGCCAACAGCAAGTTTCCGCGAGCTACCTGTTGAAGAGGTAACTCTCTTAACAAAAAATGTTTATCTTTACCCTTGGCTTGGTCATTCTGAAGATGTATCTTTTTAG
- the LOC133739269 gene encoding LEAF RUST 10 DISEASE-RESISTANCE LOCUS RECEPTOR-LIKE PROTEIN KINASE-like 2.1, translated as MCLYLLPNISSSLLLITLTIFLFHVPYSLSVDDERYLNCSQSFECASIGSIGYPFWGSNRPDYCGFPEFKLNCSGDAPSILIHEQEFRVLSVNQSQSRFTVARADYWNTVCPVSRTNTTTIDNSSSRVLEFASDVQQLLLFYSCPPLNIPLPLQLTSQFNCSDSINYYVTKDLDIFGLSNISSTFGTCRTAVSVRVSQSAASNLALNASKENLGAALDSGFNLAWDASNTLCKQCQGSGGQCGYNTPSSEFTCYCKDGPNPSDCRGSSSISLGWIIGISAGAFGTIIFIARCICIPRNRDICISRKRILVCFKKDERDEFDIEAFIRNHGSLSPKRYHYSDLKKMTNSFKDQIGKGGYGTVYKGKLPNDLVVAVKVLSESKGNGEDFINEVASIGRTSHVNIVTLVGFCYEGEKRALIYEYMPNGSLDKFIHYKQGSSDESCHLEWKTLSEIAVGIARGLEYLHRGCNTRILHFDIKPQNILLDKDFCPKISDFGLAKLCMTKESIVSMLGTRGTAGYIAPEVFSRNFGGVSHKSDVYSYGMLVLDMVGARKNLVSEVSHTSEMFPHYIYKDLELEKNEIIFGEITEGESKIARKMILISLGCIQTLPSDRPSMSKVVEMLEGPLHSLPIPPKPFLFSEEESAPMSQPSETG; from the exons ATGTGTCTCTACCTTCTCCCAAACATTTCTTCATCCCTCCTCCTCATAACCTTGACCATATTCTTATTTCATGTTCCATACTCTCTGAGCGTTGATGATGAGCGGTACCTCAACTGCAGCCAATCGTTTGAGTGTGCAAGTATCGGGAGCATCGGTTACCCTTTCTGGGGATCAAACCGACCCGATTACTGTGGCTTCCCTGAGTTCAAGTTGAATTGCAGCGGCGACGCCCCGTCCATCTTGATCCATGAACAAGAATTTCGAGTCCTTTCTGTCAATCAGAGTCAAAGTAGATTCACAGTTGCTAGAGCCGATTACTGGAACACCGTTTGTCCGGTGTCCCGTACCAATACCACCACCATAGATAATTCATCATCCCGTGTTCTTGAATTTGCTTCGGATGTTCAACAACTCTTGCTCTTCTATTCATGCCCCCCACTTAATATTCCTCTCCCACTTCAGCTTACCAGCCAATTCAACTGCTCTGATTCCATCAACTACTATGTGACGAAAGATCTCGACATTTTCGGGCTCTCCAACATCAGTAGCACCTTTGGAACGTGTCGCACAGCTGTCAGCGTCCGAGTTTCTCAATCGGCAGCTTCCAATTTAGCATTGAATGCATCCAAGGAAAATCTAGGCGCTGCGCTTGATTCCGGGTTTAATTTGGCATGGGATGCAAGCAATACCTTGTGCAAACAATGTCAAGGCTCTGGGGGTCAGTGCGGCTACAATACACCTTCATCTGAATTCACCTGTTATTGCAAGGATGGACCTAATCCCTCTGATTGTAGAG GTTCAAGTTCAATATCACTCGGTTGGATAATAG GCATCTCGGCGGGGGCTTTTGGGACCATCATATTCATTGCTCGCTGCATATGCATACCAAGGAATAGAGATATATGCATATCGAGAAAAAGAATACTGGTCTGCTTCAAGAAAGATGAAAGGGATGAATTTGATATCGAGGCATTCATAAGAAATCATGGATCCCTGAGTCCAAAGCGGTACCATTATTCAGATTTGAAGAAAATGACAAACTCATTCAAAGATCAGATTGGAAAAGGTGGATATGGCACAGTATACAAAGGAAAGCTACCCAATGACCTTGTGGTGGCAGTGAAAGTCCTAAGTGAATCGAAGGGTAATGGAGAAGACTTTATCAATGAAGTTGCTAGCATTGGTAGAACTTCTCATGTCAATATAGTCACTCTTGTGGGATTTTGCTATGAAGGGGAGAAAAGAGCTCTCATATACGAGTACATGCCTAATGGATCGTTGGATAAATTCATACATTATAAGCAAGGCTCTTCAGATGAAAGTTGCCACTTGGAATGGAAAACATTATCTGAAATTGCAGTTGGCATTGCTCGTGGACTAGAATACTTGCACCGTGGTTGTAACACAAGAATTTTACATTTTGACATAAAGCCACAAAACATTCTTCTGGATAAAGATTTTTGCCCCAAGATATCTGATTTCGGCCTTGCCAAACTATGCATGACGAAGGAAAGTATTGTATCAATGCTAGGGACAAGAGGAACTGCAGGATACATTGCACCAGAAGTGTTTAGTCGGAACTTTGGAGGAGTATCTCATAAGTCTGATGTTTATAGCTATGGGATGCTAGTTCTTGACATGGTTGGTGCAAGAAAGAATTTGGTTTCAGAAGTGTCTCATACCAGTGAAATGTTCCCACATTACATATATAAAGATCTAGAGCTGGAGAAGAACGAGATTATATTTGGGGAAATAACAGAGGGTGAGAGCAAAATAGCAAGAAAGATGATATTGATAAGTCTTGGGTGCATTCAGACCCTTCCATCTGATCGACCATCAATGAGCAAAGTGGTAGAGATGTTGGAAGGACCCCTTCATTCCTTGCCAATTCCACCAAAGCCTTTCTTATTTTCTGAAGAAGAATCTGCACCCATGTCCCAACCATCTGAAACAGGCTAA